Proteins encoded within one genomic window of Acidithiobacillus sp. AMEEHan:
- the lolA gene encoding outer membrane lipoprotein chaperone LolA, producing MLLPRRATELVRLYISAVLGLFLIVGANPPLLAAEPSALLEKFFQSSKTVTADFQQEVLNHGGVVEQRASGQLWIARPGRFRWNYAGKNGQMIVSDGHQVWLYEPALQQVTVQPLGKVLGSTPAALIAGRDVLPTDFQISSLPVKNGLQWVLLKPKKGQNQGFTSIQMGFDNAGQLREMLMEDAFQQETVLHFEHVRVNVPISDKIFHFTPPAGVDILKNP from the coding sequence ATGCTGCTGCCCCGCCGCGCGACTGAGCTCGTGCGACTTTATATTTCCGCCGTTTTGGGATTGTTTCTGATCGTCGGCGCGAATCCGCCGTTGTTGGCTGCCGAGCCTAGCGCGCTGCTGGAAAAATTCTTCCAGTCCAGCAAGACCGTGACCGCTGATTTTCAGCAGGAAGTCCTCAACCATGGCGGCGTCGTCGAACAGCGCGCCAGCGGGCAACTCTGGATCGCCAGGCCTGGTCGCTTCCGCTGGAATTACGCCGGCAAAAATGGGCAAATGATTGTCTCCGACGGTCATCAGGTCTGGCTCTATGAGCCCGCCCTGCAGCAGGTCACGGTGCAGCCGTTGGGCAAGGTTCTCGGTAGTACCCCGGCAGCGCTGATCGCCGGGCGCGACGTTCTGCCGACAGACTTCCAGATCAGCTCGCTGCCCGTGAAAAATGGGCTGCAATGGGTTCTGCTCAAACCCAAAAAAGGGCAAAACCAAGGCTTTACATCCATCCAGATGGGCTTTGACAACGCCGGCCAGTTGCGCGAAATGCTGATGGAAGATGCCTTCCAGCAGGAAACGGTGTTGCATTTCGAGCATGTCCGCGTGAATGTCCCCATTTCAGACAAGATCTTTCATTTTACTCCGCCAGCCGGGGTAGACATTCTCAAAAATCCCTAG
- the truD gene encoding tRNA pseudouridine(13) synthase TruD encodes MSEIPERYYPELAVARPIGVFRSSPETFFVEELLPFAADGEGDHAWLWIEKTQRHTEEVARLLARYAGVPARDVGYAGLKDYHACTRQAFTVPLAGREEPDWGQFAAEGVQILAIDRHRRKLRRGVHRGNRFQIHLHEAGDFDAWENAMQALAQQGFPNYFGAQRFGRDNLPAAGRLLADGRRGRMPHHLRALLWSTARSTLFNVILAERVRQKSWNRILPGEIIQLAGSHSQFRAGAEELAELQARAEAWDLHPTGPLPGKAAGRSKGLAGELEAEILANWSGGDDSPGNGMAWAAALANQGLDAARRALRCRPQDVSVHAPQAGDIVLKFSLPQGSYATVLLEALGVKAEK; translated from the coding sequence ATGTCTGAGATCCCTGAGCGCTATTATCCAGAACTGGCGGTTGCCCGCCCGATAGGCGTCTTTCGTTCCTCCCCCGAAACTTTTTTTGTGGAAGAGCTGTTGCCTTTTGCTGCCGATGGCGAAGGCGACCACGCCTGGCTCTGGATCGAGAAGACGCAGCGCCACACCGAGGAAGTTGCCCGGCTACTCGCCCGTTATGCGGGCGTCCCAGCGCGGGATGTAGGCTACGCGGGTCTGAAAGACTACCATGCCTGTACCCGCCAAGCCTTTACCGTGCCGCTCGCCGGACGTGAAGAACCCGATTGGGGCCAGTTCGCGGCTGAGGGCGTGCAGATCCTCGCCATCGACCGGCATCGGCGCAAGCTGCGCCGCGGTGTGCATCGCGGCAATCGCTTCCAGATTCACCTGCACGAAGCTGGAGATTTCGATGCTTGGGAGAACGCCATGCAGGCCTTGGCGCAACAAGGGTTTCCCAACTATTTTGGGGCGCAGCGCTTCGGACGCGACAATTTGCCTGCCGCAGGACGCTTGCTGGCTGACGGGCGGCGTGGGCGCATGCCGCATCACCTGCGTGCGCTGCTGTGGTCGACGGCCCGCTCCACGCTATTTAATGTAATCCTCGCCGAGCGGGTGCGACAGAAAAGCTGGAACCGCATCCTGCCCGGCGAGATCATCCAGTTGGCCGGGTCGCATAGTCAGTTTCGGGCTGGCGCCGAAGAACTCGCGGAGCTGCAGGCCCGCGCCGAGGCCTGGGACCTGCATCCCACCGGGCCACTGCCGGGCAAAGCTGCGGGGCGAAGTAAGGGGCTGGCGGGCGAACTGGAAGCCGAGATCCTCGCCAATTGGTCCGGTGGGGACGATTCTCCGGGCAACGGCATGGCCTGGGCAGCGGCACTGGCCAATCAGGGCTTGGACGCAGCACGACGCGCCTTGCGTTGCCGCCCACAGGATGTATCCGTCCATGCGCCGCAGGCCGGGGACATCGTTCTGAAGTTCTCTCTGCCGCAAGGTTCCTATGCCACGGTGTTACTGGAAGCCCTTGGGGTGAAAGCGGAAAAATGA
- the serS gene encoding serine--tRNA ligase: MLDPNLLRTQTTVVAAALARRGYVLDAPALQSLDQQRKTLQVDLEALRNDRNVLSKAIGVARREGRDTQAEQARAVEIAAAVSEKEEQLAAVLAQWEEWVRTLPNLPQADVPDGADESGNVCVRSWGEIPGFDFPIKDHVDLGSDLGILDFAAGSKLAGARFVVLRGAGARLERALTQFMLDLHTQEHGYEEIAPPFLANPQSLLGTGQLPKFEEDLFALRDDDFYLIPTAEVPLTNLLREEIVSALPQKYCAYTPCFRREAGSAGRDTRGMIRQHQFDKVELVQIVRPEDSAAALEELTAHAAKVLELLELPYRVMLLCAGDMGFSAAKTYDLEVWLPSQNCYREISSCSNTESFQARRLQLRYRDSEGKPQLAHTLNGSALAVGRTLVALLENHQQADGRVRIPRALRPYLRGEEFLDVRAS; encoded by the coding sequence ATGCTTGACCCGAATCTGTTACGCACCCAGACGACCGTGGTGGCCGCAGCGCTTGCCCGGCGCGGGTATGTTCTGGATGCGCCGGCATTGCAGTCCCTGGACCAGCAGCGGAAAACCTTGCAGGTTGATCTGGAGGCGTTGCGCAATGACCGCAATGTTTTGTCCAAAGCCATTGGCGTGGCGCGTCGAGAAGGGCGGGACACGCAGGCTGAGCAGGCCCGCGCCGTGGAAATCGCCGCCGCAGTCAGCGAGAAGGAGGAACAGCTGGCTGCTGTCCTGGCGCAGTGGGAGGAATGGGTGCGCACGCTGCCCAATTTGCCCCAGGCGGATGTTCCCGATGGCGCGGATGAAAGCGGCAATGTCTGCGTGCGCAGTTGGGGCGAGATTCCAGGTTTTGACTTTCCGATCAAGGACCATGTGGATCTGGGCAGCGATTTGGGTATCCTCGATTTTGCTGCGGGTAGCAAGCTTGCCGGTGCACGGTTTGTGGTACTCCGGGGCGCGGGTGCACGCCTGGAGCGGGCGCTGACCCAATTCATGTTGGATCTGCACACGCAGGAACATGGCTATGAAGAGATCGCGCCGCCCTTTCTGGCCAATCCTCAGTCGTTGCTGGGTACAGGACAACTCCCCAAGTTCGAGGAGGATCTCTTTGCGCTGCGCGATGACGACTTTTATCTGATTCCTACCGCCGAGGTCCCGCTCACCAATCTGCTGCGTGAGGAGATCGTTTCCGCTCTGCCACAGAAGTATTGCGCGTATACGCCTTGTTTTCGGCGGGAGGCGGGTTCTGCCGGACGCGATACCCGCGGCATGATCCGGCAGCATCAATTCGACAAGGTCGAGCTGGTGCAGATCGTGCGCCCGGAGGACTCCGCAGCCGCGCTCGAAGAGCTTACCGCCCACGCCGCGAAAGTCCTGGAGCTGCTGGAGCTGCCCTACCGCGTCATGCTGCTCTGTGCTGGCGATATGGGATTCTCGGCCGCCAAGACCTACGACCTGGAAGTCTGGCTGCCGAGCCAGAACTGCTATCGCGAAATCAGCTCCTGCAGTAATACCGAGAGCTTCCAGGCACGTCGACTACAACTGCGGTATCGTGACAGTGAGGGTAAGCCGCAGCTGGCGCACACCCTCAACGGCTCGGCGCTGGCGGTGGGACGCACCCTGGTCGCTTTATTGGAAAACCATCAGCAGGCTGACGGCCGCGTGCGCATTCCCCGCGCCCTACGACCGTATCTCCGCGGTGAAGAATTTCTCGATGTCCGCGCAAGCTGA
- a CDS encoding heavy metal-responsive transcriptional regulator → MKIHVTIGRLAREAGLAAETLRYYERIGLIRPVQRTQSNYRLYDNEAEARLRFIRRAQNLGFSLAEVKELLDINSHPENDMAAVKQITEGKIADIEEKIADLERMRSALREVSERCPGHGSVDACPILASLAGVERAPDLPSAQAAQAR, encoded by the coding sequence ATGAAAATCCACGTGACCATTGGGCGTTTGGCGCGCGAGGCGGGGTTGGCGGCTGAGACTCTGCGGTATTATGAACGAATCGGGCTGATTCGCCCGGTGCAACGGACCCAGTCCAACTACCGACTATACGACAACGAGGCGGAAGCACGATTGCGTTTTATTCGCCGGGCGCAGAATCTCGGTTTTTCCCTCGCGGAGGTCAAGGAGCTGCTGGACATCAACAGTCATCCGGAAAACGACATGGCGGCGGTGAAGCAGATTACCGAGGGTAAGATCGCCGACATCGAGGAAAAAATCGCCGATCTGGAGCGGATGCGGTCGGCCCTGCGCGAGGTCAGTGAGCGTTGCCCTGGCCACGGTTCTGTCGATGCTTGCCCGATCTTGGCCTCGCTCGCTGGGGTAGAGCGCGCCCCCGACTTGCCGTCTGCCCAGGCCGCTCAGGCGCGCTGA
- a CDS encoding replication-associated recombination protein A codes for MPDRRPLAARMRPSSLAEFVGQPQLLGVGGSLRAVLDERGKIPSLLLWGPPGSGKTTLARLLAAQSKAEFVTLSAVESGVKELRAVAEKARQLRECGQASLLFVDEIHRFNRAQQDALLPYVEDGIFTLIGATTENPSFALVSALLSRARVYVLQPLDAPSLGEILDRALHDAERGLGEQNLVLSAAARALLINAADGDARRMLGILELAANGRENSEISLEQVQQAIGENWRQFDSHGEQFYDQISAFHKSLRGSDANAALYWLARMLDGGADPLYLARRMVRMASEDVGLADPRALSIAIAARDAYTFLGSPEGELALAEAAIYLASAPKSNHLELAWNAVRAQIRREPSRPVPLHLRNAPTRLLRELDYGREYQYDHDFPDAIAPGQSYLPQGMADGCWYTPTERGFERTMGERLAWIAAHRKRSGG; via the coding sequence ATGCCTGATCGACGCCCTCTGGCCGCGCGCATGCGGCCCAGCAGCCTTGCCGAGTTCGTTGGTCAGCCTCAGCTACTGGGGGTAGGTGGTAGCCTCAGGGCCGTTCTTGATGAACGTGGCAAGATCCCCTCTCTTCTCCTGTGGGGCCCTCCGGGTTCGGGCAAAACCACCCTCGCTCGTCTGCTGGCAGCTCAGTCCAAGGCAGAGTTCGTTACGCTCTCGGCTGTTGAAAGCGGCGTCAAGGAGTTGCGCGCGGTCGCCGAAAAGGCGCGACAGCTGCGGGAGTGTGGGCAGGCCTCGTTGCTTTTCGTCGACGAAATCCATCGCTTCAACCGCGCGCAACAGGATGCCCTGTTGCCCTATGTCGAGGACGGCATTTTCACCCTGATCGGGGCAACTACGGAAAACCCCAGCTTTGCCCTGGTCTCTGCCTTGTTGTCTCGGGCACGTGTGTACGTTCTGCAACCTTTGGATGCCCCCAGCCTGGGAGAGATCCTCGACCGTGCGTTGCACGATGCAGAGAGGGGCTTGGGGGAGCAGAATCTGGTTCTGAGCGCTGCTGCGCGTGCGTTGCTCATCAACGCCGCCGATGGCGACGCCCGGCGCATGCTCGGCATTCTCGAGTTGGCCGCCAACGGGCGCGAAAACAGCGAAATCTCACTGGAGCAGGTACAGCAGGCTATCGGCGAGAATTGGCGGCAGTTCGATAGCCACGGGGAACAGTTCTACGACCAGATCTCGGCCTTTCACAAATCCCTGCGTGGCTCGGATGCCAACGCCGCTCTGTACTGGCTGGCGCGGATGCTTGATGGTGGCGCTGATCCGCTGTATCTGGCCCGGCGTATGGTGCGTATGGCCAGCGAGGACGTTGGCCTGGCGGATCCGCGCGCCCTGAGCATCGCCATCGCTGCGCGTGACGCCTATACATTTCTCGGCAGTCCCGAGGGGGAACTCGCTCTGGCTGAGGCTGCCATCTACCTTGCCAGCGCTCCCAAGAGCAATCACCTAGAACTGGCTTGGAACGCGGTACGTGCGCAGATTCGCCGCGAGCCTAGCCGGCCGGTCCCGCTGCACCTGCGCAATGCCCCTACGCGGCTCCTGCGGGAGCTGGATTATGGCCGCGAATATCAATACGATCACGATTTTCCCGATGCCATTGCGCCAGGGCAGTCCTATCTGCCGCAAGGCATGGCGGACGGCTGCTGGTATACCCCCACGGAGCGGGGATTTGAGAGGACCATGGGCGAGCGCCTGGCCTGGATCGCCGCTCATCGGAAAAGATCAGGAGGCTGA
- the rimP gene encoding ribosome maturation factor RimP, producing the protein MQVAAMGCELVDTRLLRSGRQITLQVFIDKDGGVDIDDCAAVSRQLSVWLDVENPIQGAYRLEVSSPGLDRPLTKAADYRRFLGSEAEIELHALLDGRRRWRGTLAAADEESVTLRTDAGERKFLYSAIHRAKLVPQW; encoded by the coding sequence ATGCAGGTAGCAGCCATGGGCTGCGAACTGGTGGATACGCGTCTGTTGCGTTCTGGGCGCCAGATCACCCTGCAGGTCTTCATCGACAAGGACGGCGGAGTGGATATTGATGACTGTGCGGCAGTGAGCCGCCAGCTCAGCGTCTGGCTCGATGTCGAAAATCCTATCCAGGGGGCATATCGGCTTGAGGTTTCCAGTCCTGGGCTCGATCGGCCCCTGACCAAGGCTGCAGATTATCGGCGTTTTCTGGGTAGCGAGGCGGAGATCGAATTGCATGCCCTGCTTGATGGTCGTCGTCGTTGGCGCGGCACTCTGGCAGCGGCCGACGAAGAGTCCGTAACCCTGCGCACCGATGCTGGTGAGCGAAAATTTTTGTACAGCGCGATTCACCGCGCCAAATTGGTACCGCAATGGTAA
- a CDS encoding Rho-binding antiterminator produces the protein MSAQAEPYVPISCALHSELELAAMRRRPLQLQLKDGRTFRAMIMDVWTAHGREWSLLSVQPESFGSYYLLDLTEVEGAHAVPS, from the coding sequence ATGTCCGCGCAAGCTGAGCCGTACGTGCCGATATCCTGTGCGCTGCACAGCGAACTGGAACTGGCCGCCATGCGCCGTCGACCGCTGCAGCTGCAGCTCAAAGATGGCCGTACCTTTCGTGCGATGATCATGGACGTTTGGACGGCACATGGGCGGGAGTGGTCGCTGCTCTCGGTGCAGCCGGAATCTTTCGGATCTTATTATTTACTCGATTTGACAGAGGTAGAGGGAGCGCATGCAGTTCCATCCTAA
- a CDS encoding outer membrane protein transport protein, whose amino-acid sequence MRKTLVFVALSALVQMAGIHSAFADSFAVPTGVAALSEAGAVVADGQPVSDYSYNPAGMAFFSGNRVSIDLLAQRPSYNYASGSTDIGAQTNTSILADLYYTHRFDSMPLALGIGVTSPYILRDSWAPNALYEGSPYLQNQLRIIDINPSIAYLVLPDLSVAVGLDYYQSIGGKFGTLSADGGGVGGRIGLLYSTEGYNVGLSYISPASISAGGGKIQLPGRLQAGFRYRWTPSFATELDVDWTNWANAQLPYYGNLGWKSALAYRVGLSYHLNQDLEIRGGIAHADSPAGGEAVQLAVPATASNSASFGLGIGLGPWHYDIGASYALSGSAGGAPFTLPDAGTVPGGSYKASAFTLGVALARSF is encoded by the coding sequence ATGCGTAAGACCTTGGTTTTCGTCGCACTCAGCGCGCTGGTCCAAATGGCCGGTATTCATTCCGCTTTTGCTGATTCCTTTGCCGTGCCGACCGGCGTTGCGGCCCTATCGGAGGCTGGGGCGGTGGTAGCTGATGGGCAACCGGTCAGTGATTATTCCTATAACCCGGCAGGTATGGCTTTTTTCTCCGGAAATCGGGTATCCATTGATCTGTTGGCGCAGCGCCCTTCCTACAATTACGCCAGCGGCAGCACCGACATCGGTGCGCAGACCAACACCAGTATCCTTGCCGACCTCTATTATACCCATCGCTTCGACAGCATGCCGCTGGCGCTGGGTATTGGGGTCACCTCGCCCTATATCCTGCGTGATAGTTGGGCGCCTAATGCGCTGTATGAGGGAAGTCCGTACCTCCAGAATCAGCTGCGCATTATCGATATCAATCCGAGCATCGCCTACTTGGTATTGCCCGATCTCAGTGTGGCGGTTGGACTCGATTATTACCAAAGCATCGGCGGAAAATTCGGTACTCTCTCCGCGGATGGTGGCGGCGTCGGTGGTCGCATTGGCCTGCTCTACAGCACTGAGGGCTACAACGTTGGATTGAGCTATATCTCTCCGGCCAGTATCAGTGCCGGTGGCGGCAAGATTCAGCTGCCAGGCCGGCTACAGGCCGGCTTTCGCTACCGCTGGACACCCTCCTTCGCCACGGAGCTCGATGTCGACTGGACCAATTGGGCGAACGCCCAACTGCCGTACTACGGCAACCTGGGCTGGAAGTCCGCCCTGGCCTATCGTGTGGGCCTGAGTTACCACCTGAATCAGGACCTCGAAATCCGTGGTGGTATTGCCCATGCCGACAGCCCGGCGGGAGGGGAAGCGGTGCAGCTCGCGGTGCCGGCAACGGCCTCCAACTCGGCATCCTTCGGCTTGGGGATTGGTCTTGGACCTTGGCACTACGACATCGGCGCGAGCTACGCCTTGTCCGGGTCGGCTGGCGGCGCGCCATTCACCCTTCCGGATGCCGGCACGGTACCCGGCGGGTCCTATAAGGCCAGCGCCTTCACCCTTGGGGTGGCCTTGGCGCGTAGCTTCTGA
- a CDS encoding DNA translocase FtsK: MGIEVPNPKRRVVRLSEILGSAAFAQSKSLLTLALGQDIGGQPIVADLARMPHLLVAGTTGAGKSVGVNAMILSILYKATAQEVRLILVDPKMLELSVYEGIPHLLAPVVTDMQEAANALRWCVAEMERRYKWMAHAGVRNLAGYNQKLKEAEARGEILPGPDKDFNDVPIALRPLPAIVVVIDEFADLMMVVGKQVETLITRLAQKARAAGLHLIMATQRPSVDVITGLIKANIPTRIAFQVSSRIDSRTILDQMGAETLLGQGDMLYLPPGSGYPLRVHGAYVSDDEVHRVVESLRQLGAPEYDEDILSGSGDDVGTGESGDNDAESDPLYDQAVAIVTSSRKASISYVQRQLKVGYNRAARMIEEMERVGIVGPLQSNGSREVYAAAPPRD; this comes from the coding sequence ATGGGTATCGAAGTCCCCAATCCCAAGCGGCGTGTGGTCCGTCTCTCCGAAATTCTCGGCAGCGCGGCCTTCGCGCAGAGCAAAAGCCTGTTGACCCTGGCCTTGGGGCAGGATATCGGCGGCCAGCCGATTGTCGCGGATCTGGCGCGGATGCCCCATCTCTTGGTGGCTGGCACTACTGGCGCCGGGAAATCCGTTGGCGTCAATGCCATGATCCTGAGCATTTTGTATAAGGCCACGGCGCAGGAAGTGCGCCTGATTCTGGTCGATCCCAAGATGCTGGAACTGTCAGTATACGAAGGCATCCCACACCTGCTCGCGCCTGTGGTCACCGACATGCAGGAGGCCGCCAATGCGTTGCGCTGGTGCGTCGCGGAAATGGAACGGCGTTACAAGTGGATGGCGCATGCCGGCGTGCGCAACTTGGCGGGCTACAACCAGAAGTTGAAAGAGGCTGAGGCGCGCGGTGAGATCCTGCCGGGACCTGATAAAGACTTCAATGACGTGCCGATTGCATTGCGCCCGCTGCCGGCCATCGTCGTCGTCATCGATGAATTTGCCGACTTGATGATGGTTGTCGGCAAACAGGTGGAAACCCTGATCACGCGTCTGGCACAGAAAGCGCGAGCGGCAGGTCTGCATCTGATCATGGCGACCCAGCGTCCATCGGTAGATGTCATTACCGGCCTGATCAAGGCCAACATCCCCACACGCATTGCCTTTCAGGTGTCGTCGCGCATCGATTCACGTACGATTCTCGACCAGATGGGAGCGGAAACCCTGCTGGGGCAGGGCGACATGCTGTATCTGCCCCCTGGCAGTGGCTATCCTTTGCGCGTGCATGGTGCCTACGTTAGTGACGACGAGGTGCATCGGGTGGTCGAGAGCCTGCGGCAACTGGGCGCTCCGGAATATGACGAAGATATTCTCTCGGGCTCTGGCGATGATGTGGGAACGGGAGAGAGCGGCGACAACGATGCGGAGAGTGATCCGCTCTACGATCAGGCGGTCGCGATCGTCACCAGTAGCCGCAAGGCAAGCATCTCCTATGTGCAGCGCCAGCTCAAAGTCGGTTATAATCGGGCGGCTCGAATGATCGAGGAAATGGAGAGGGTGGGCATCGTTGGTCCCCTACAAAGCAATGGTAGTCGAGAAGTGTATGCTGCTGCCCCGCCGCGCGACTGA
- the ispF gene encoding 2-C-methyl-D-erythritol 2,4-cyclodiphosphate synthase, producing the protein MDIRVGQGFDVHALVVDRPLILGGVRVPYELGLAGHSDADVLIHAICDALLGAAALGDIGKHFPDTDPSFAGADSRLLLRHCANLLQQEGYRIVNVDSTLICQRPKLAPHIPQMREHLASDLQIPLSAMSVKATTTEQLGFTGRGEGIAAQAICLIQDV; encoded by the coding sequence ATGGATATTCGCGTAGGACAAGGTTTTGACGTGCATGCACTGGTGGTAGATCGCCCCCTGATTCTGGGCGGGGTGCGGGTGCCGTATGAGCTTGGCCTGGCCGGTCATTCCGATGCCGATGTCCTCATCCATGCCATTTGCGACGCCTTGCTCGGCGCAGCGGCCTTGGGTGATATCGGCAAACACTTTCCGGACACTGACCCAAGCTTTGCCGGTGCTGATTCGCGTCTACTGCTCCGGCACTGTGCCAATTTGCTGCAGCAGGAGGGGTATCGCATCGTCAACGTCGATTCGACGCTCATCTGTCAGCGCCCCAAATTGGCGCCGCACATTCCCCAGATGCGGGAACATCTCGCCAGCGATCTGCAGATTCCCCTCAGTGCCATGAGCGTCAAGGCGACGACGACGGAGCAGTTGGGCTTTACCGGACGTGGCGAAGGCATCGCCGCTCAGGCCATCTGCCTCATACAGGATGTCTGA
- the trxB gene encoding thioredoxin-disulfide reductase yields the protein MADDSKHARLLILGSGPAGYTAAIYAARANLQPVLIQGMEPGGQLMTTTDVDNWPGAAEGILGPELMAELEKQARRFDTEIIFDHIGKASLGERPFRLQGDQGNYTCDSLIIATGASAKYLGLESEEKYRGKGVSACATCDGFFYRNQDVAVVGGGNTAVEEALYLSNIAKTVTVIHRRDKFRAEKILQDKLFAKENVKVIWDHQVSEVLGDASGVTGLRLASATDDRTQDIAVTGAFIAIGHQPNTQLFKGQLEMDETGYLITKGGREGFATMTSIAGVFAAGDVQDHVYRQAVTSAGTGCMAALDAERWLEQASA from the coding sequence ATGGCAGACGACAGCAAGCACGCGCGCTTACTCATTCTTGGTTCCGGTCCGGCTGGCTACACTGCGGCGATCTATGCCGCTCGGGCCAATCTGCAACCGGTGCTCATTCAGGGAATGGAACCCGGGGGCCAGCTAATGACGACCACCGATGTGGATAACTGGCCAGGAGCGGCCGAAGGCATTCTCGGTCCGGAGTTGATGGCGGAACTCGAAAAGCAAGCGCGCCGCTTCGATACAGAGATCATCTTCGATCATATCGGCAAGGCCAGTCTCGGGGAACGGCCCTTTCGCCTGCAGGGGGATCAGGGGAACTATACCTGCGACTCTCTGATCATCGCCACCGGCGCCTCAGCCAAATATCTGGGCCTGGAGAGTGAAGAAAAGTATCGCGGCAAAGGAGTTTCTGCCTGCGCCACCTGTGACGGATTTTTCTATCGTAATCAGGATGTCGCCGTCGTCGGTGGGGGTAATACTGCGGTCGAAGAAGCTCTGTACCTCAGCAACATCGCCAAAACTGTCACCGTCATCCATCGGCGTGACAAATTCCGGGCGGAAAAGATTTTGCAAGACAAGCTCTTCGCCAAAGAAAACGTGAAAGTGATCTGGGATCATCAAGTGAGCGAGGTGCTGGGTGACGCCTCGGGGGTTACCGGATTGCGTTTGGCATCCGCAACGGACGACAGGACGCAAGACATTGCCGTAACCGGCGCCTTCATTGCCATCGGCCATCAGCCCAACACGCAGCTCTTCAAAGGACAGCTGGAGATGGACGAAACCGGCTACCTGATCACCAAAGGCGGGCGTGAAGGGTTTGCGACCATGACCAGCATCGCGGGCGTGTTTGCTGCTGGCGACGTGCAGGATCATGTCTACCGCCAAGCCGTGACCAGTGCCGGCACGGGCTGCATGGCCGCCTTGGATGCGGAACGCTGGCTGGAGCAGGCCAGCGCCTGA
- a CDS encoding L,D-transpeptidase family protein: MQFHPKKWLGVLVLAAVTILPGRALLAAEFPLPPAGTNMVGQLRVVLSRQQDTLLDIARHYDVGYNEIREANPGVDPWLPGKGTRVLVPTQYILPPPPWQGIVIDIPARRLYYFPAGQKVVYTYPIGIFRPKWPDPLGSTRIIAKVKNPSWTVPKNIQEEHAKAGEPIPAYFPPGPDNPMGELALETGWSQIYIHGTNKPWGVGMRVSHGCFHVYPENEVQLFKMVKVGTPVRSIDEPYLVGTNGDGRFYLQTFAPIEAYKNPLSPQQRAVNAIAAYQSAQHTQFVVDWQRVIDLVQKPNTIPTPIDVNSPSLREIVDGLPAEPYRFPPYGADANQATPPGAKAPPAAS, encoded by the coding sequence ATGCAGTTCCATCCTAAAAAATGGCTCGGAGTACTCGTCCTGGCGGCGGTGACCATTTTGCCCGGCAGGGCGTTGTTGGCGGCAGAGTTTCCCCTGCCACCGGCCGGCACGAACATGGTCGGCCAATTGCGTGTCGTGCTTTCTCGGCAGCAGGATACCTTGCTCGACATTGCCCGCCACTACGACGTGGGTTACAACGAGATCCGCGAGGCCAACCCAGGTGTCGACCCCTGGCTACCGGGCAAAGGCACCCGGGTGCTCGTGCCCACCCAGTACATTCTTCCACCGCCGCCCTGGCAGGGCATCGTCATCGATATTCCGGCACGCCGTCTCTACTACTTCCCCGCTGGGCAAAAGGTGGTTTATACCTATCCCATCGGCATCTTCCGCCCCAAATGGCCGGATCCGTTGGGTAGCACACGCATTATCGCCAAGGTCAAAAATCCCAGTTGGACAGTACCGAAAAACATCCAAGAAGAGCACGCCAAGGCCGGAGAGCCGATTCCTGCCTATTTCCCCCCGGGCCCGGACAATCCCATGGGCGAGTTGGCATTGGAAACCGGCTGGTCGCAGATCTACATTCACGGTACCAACAAACCTTGGGGTGTAGGTATGCGGGTCAGTCATGGCTGCTTCCATGTCTACCCGGAAAATGAGGTTCAGCTGTTCAAGATGGTGAAGGTGGGGACGCCCGTGCGTAGCATCGACGAGCCCTATCTGGTGGGCACGAACGGTGATGGGCGCTTCTACCTGCAGACCTTTGCCCCCATCGAAGCCTACAAAAATCCTCTGTCCCCGCAGCAACGGGCGGTCAATGCGATTGCTGCGTATCAGAGTGCGCAGCACACTCAGTTCGTGGTCGATTGGCAGCGGGTGATTGACCTAGTACAGAAACCGAACACCATCCCGACCCCCATAGACGTCAATTCGCCGAGCTTGCGCGAGATCGTCGACGGCCTGCCGGCCGAGCCCTACCGTTTCCCCCCCTACGGTGCCGATGCCAACCAAGCCACACCGCCGGGCGCGAAGGCTCCCCCTGCCGCATCTTGA